The following is a genomic window from Aquipuribacter nitratireducens.
CGGGCACCCGCGTCGCGGCCCCCCGGTCGAGCAGCCACAGCGTCCGCCGGGTGCCGTGCGCGCCCGCGGCGGGCACCTGCCGCTCACCGGCACCCTGCAGGGCCATGGCGGCGGGGGCGGCCTTGTCGTCGCCCGCGACGACGAACCACACCTCGACGGCGGCGCGGATCGCCCCGAACGTCATGCTCACGCGCTCCGGGGGCGGCTTCGGCGACCCGCGGACCCCCGTCACGGTGCCGTCGGCGTGGAGCGCGGGGTGCTCGGGGAACAGCGACGCGACGTGACCGTCCGGTCCCATCCCGAGCAGGAGGACGTCGAAGCGGGGGACGTCCACCGCATCCCCGGGCCGTCGGTGGGCCGCGAGCTCGGCCGCGTACGCCGCCGCCGCCTCCTCCGGGCTGGGGTCCCCGGGGGAGTCCGGTGCCGGGACGGGGTGGACGTGGTCGGGCGCGACATCGACGTGGTCGAGCAGCGCCTCGCGGGCCTGCGTCTCGTTCCGGTCGGGGTGACCGGTGGGCAGGTGGCGCTCGTCGCCCCACCACACGTGCAGCCGCGACCAGTCGACGGCGGCGCGCGCCGGCGAGGAGCGCAGCTCGGAGAGCACGCGGGTGCCGAGCCCGCCCCCGGTGAGGACGACGTGCGGCACCGCACCGGCGGACTGCAGGTCCGTCACGGTCGTGAGGAAGCGCGCCGCGGCCGCGGCGGCCAGCGTCTGCTGGTCGCGGTGGACGACGACGAGCGTCGGCGAGGTCACGCGGCCCCCGCGGGCGCGTCGGCGCCGTCCCGGAGCCGCCGTACCACCTCGCCGTAGACGACGTCGGGGTCGAGGCGCCGCAGCTCCTCGGCGAGGCACTCCGCGAGCCCCCGCCGGGGGAGCCCGAGGCGGTGGTCCGGCTCGCCGGGCTGGCTCAGCACCGCGGTGCTCCCGCTCGGCCGGGCGAGCCGGATCGTGCCGGCCGCACGCTCCAGCTCGACGCTGTGGAGCCCCGCGCCGGCGTCGCCCGCGGTCAGCCGCTCGACCGGGCAGTCCAGCCGGAGGCCGAGCCACGCCGCGAGGAGGTCCGTGGAGGGGCTGTCCGCGGCGCCGCGCACCGTGGCGTGCTCGACCTGCTCGTGCGGGGGCAGGTCGAGGGCGGCGGCGAGGAGGGCCCGCCACCGCGTGGTCCTCGTCCACGCCATGTCGGTGTCGCCGTCGGAGTAGCGGGCCGCCCGAGTCGCGAGGGCCGCGAGCGGGTCCCGGCAGGCGGCGGCGTCGGTGATGCGGCGCTGGGCGAGGCGGCCGACGGCGTCCTCGGCGGGCTGCTCCGGGGCGTCACCGGGCCACCACGCGACGATCGGGGCGTCCGGGAGCAGGAGGGGGACGACGACGGCCGAGGCCTGGTCGGCGAGCTCGCCGCGCAGCCCGAGGACGACGACCTCGCCCGCGCCGGCGTCACCGCCGACGCGGATCTGCGCGTCGAGCCCGGTCTCCCCGGACCGGTCACCGCGCACGACGACGAGCACACGGCTCGGGTGCTCGCGGCTGGCGTCGGTGGCTGCACGGATGGCGTCCTCCGCCCGGTCGGCGTCGACGAGCACGGCGAGGGTGAGGACCCGGCCCAGCGCGACCGCCCCGGCGTCCGCGCGCAGGTCGACGAGCCGGCGGTTGATGGCCGAGGTCGTGGTGCCCGGCAGGTCGACGATCACGGCAGCCTCCAGGTGCGTCCGTCCCGGGCCATCATCTCGTCCGCGCCGGCGGGCCCCCAGCCGCCCGAGGCGTACTGCTCGGGCTGGCCCTGACCGGCCCAGAACTCCTCGATGGGGTCGAGGATGCGCCACGAGAGCTCGACCTCCTCGTGGCGGGGGAACAGCGGCGGGTCGCCGAGCATGACGTCGAGGATGAGGCGCTCGTACGCCTCGGGGGAGGACTCGGTGAAGGCGTGGCCGTACCCGAAGTCCATGGTGACGTCCCGGACCTCCATGGCGGTGCCCGGCACCTTCGAGCCGAACCGCAGGGTGACCCCTTCGTCGGGCTGGACGCGGATGACGATGGCGTTCTGCCCCAGCCCGCGCGCGGCGGTCGCCTCGAACGGCAGGTGCGGGGCCTCCTTCATGACGACGGCGATCTCCGTGACCCGGCGCCCGAGGCGCTTGCCGGTGCGCAGGTAGAACGGGACACCCGCCCAGCGCCGCGTGTCGACGTCGAGCCGGATCGCCGCGTACGTCTCGGTCTCCGAGTCCGCCGGGATGCCGTCCTCGTCGAGGAACCCCCGGACCCGTGCGCCGCCCTGCCAGCCCGCGGCGTACTGCCCCCGGGCCGTCGCCGTCGACAGGTCGGCCGGCAGGCGGACGGCGGAGAGGATCTTCTCCTTCTCCGTGCGCAGGTCGTGGGCCTCGAACGAGACCGGCTCCTCCATCGCCGTGAGGGCGAAGAGCTGGAGCAGGTGGTTCTGGATGACGTCGCGGGCGGCACCGATGCCGTCGTAGTAGCCGGCGCGGCTGCCGATGCCGATGTCCTCGGCCATCGTGATCTGGACGTGGTCGACGTAGTGGGCGTTCCACACCGGCTCGAACAGCTGGTTGGCGAAACGGAGCGCCAGCAGGTTCTGGACGGTCTCCTTGCCGAGGTAGTGGTCGATGCGGAAGACGGCGTCGGGCGGGAACACCTGCTCGACGACGTCGTTGAGCTCCCGCGCGGTCCGCAGGTCGCGTCCGAACGGCTTCTCGACGACGACCCGCCGCCACGCGTCGTCGACGGAGTCCGACAGGCCGCTGCGCGCGAGCTGCTTGACGACGACGGGGAAGGAGTCCGGCGGCACCGACAGGTAGAACGCGTGGTTGCCGCGGGTGCCGCGGTGCTCGTCGAGCTCCGCGACCGTCCGCGCGAGCTCGTCGAAGGCGTCGTCGTCGTCGAAGGTGCCCTGGACGAAGCGCAGCCCGTCGGACAGCTGCGTCCACGTCTCCTCGGTGAACGGGGTGCGCGCGTTCTCCTTGACCGCGTCGTGGACGACCTTCATGAAGTCCTGCCGTCCCCAGTCCCGCCGGGCGAACCCCACGAGGGCGAAGCCTGGCGGCAGGAGACCGCGCTGCATGAGGTCGTACACCGCGGGCATGAGCTTGCGGCGGGCGAGGTCACCGGTGACCCCGAACATGATGAGCCCGCCGGGTCCGGCGATGCGGGACAGCCGCCGGTCCCGGGGGTCGCGCAGCGGGTTCGCACGTGGGGCGCCGCCGGCGAGACCGCTGAGCCCACCGGCACCGGACCCACCCGGCCCGCTCCCCGTGGTCGAGACGCTCATCCCGCGCGCCCCCGCAGCGCCGCGTCGACCGCGGCGAGGCCCGCCGCGTCACGGACCCGGAGCGTGAGGACCGGGCGGTCGTGGTCGCGCAGCACGCCGGCGTCGCCGTCGGCCTGCGCGGCCTTGAGCCGGCCGAAGGTGAAGTCGCGACCGGGGACGGGCAGGTCCTCGGCGAGGTCGCCGACCACCTGGAGGAACACCCCGACGGGCGGGCCGCCCTTGTGGAGCTGACCGGTCGAGTGGAGGAAGCGCGGACCCCACCCGAACGTCACCGGGCGGCCGGACCGGGCGGCGAGGGCGTCCCGGGCGCCGGCGAGGTCGGCGTGCGCGAGGCGGTCGAGGTACACCATGACGGCGAGGTAGCCGTGCGGCCCGAGGTGGCCGAGCAGGGCCTCGACGGCCTCGTCGAGGCCGTCCGCACCACGGGAGCCCAGGGTGGCGTCGTCGGCGACGACGTCGACGCCGTGGTGGGTGGAGCGGGCCTCGCGGGGGGCGGGTGTGCTCTCGAGCAGCCCGCGGGCCGCCTGCTTCGCGCTCTCCACGTCGGGCTGGTCGAAGGGGTTGATCCCGAGGAGGAACCCTGCGGCCGCCGTGGCGTGCTCCCACAGGAGCAGCTGCGCGCCGAGGGGCCCGGTGACGACGACGTGGGCGTCCTCGGGACCCTCGACGTCGGCCGTGCCGTGCGGCACGTGCGTGGCCGCGCAGCGGACCACCACGGCGTCGGGCAGGCCGGCGGTGACCTCGGGGGCGCCGGGCGGCACGACGACGGGCAGCACCCCGACGCCCTCCTTGCCGGTCGACTCCGCGACGAGCTGCTCCGCCCAGTCGGGCAGTCCGGGCAGGGCACCGGCGGGGTCGTCGACGAGCACGAGCTTGTCACGGGGACCCTGCCCGTCCGCCGAGGGGACGGCCGCCATGGCCGCCGCGAGCTGGAGCGCGGGGTTGGCGGCGTCGTCGCGGGCGCAGTCGCCGGCGACCGCGGCAGCCTCGTCGAGGAGGCGGTCGACGTCGGCCCCGGCGAGCCCGGACGGCACGAGGCCGAACGCGGTGAGCGCGCTGTAGCGTCCGCCGACCTCGGGGTCGGCGAGGAAGACCGCCCGGTACCCCGCCTCGCGGGCGGCGGTCTCCAGCGGCGACCCGGGGTCGGTGACGACGACGACGCGCCGGGCGGGGTCGATGCCGGCCTGCTCGAAGGCCTCGACGAACGCGCGGCGCTGGCTGTCGGTCTCGACGGTGCCGCCGGACTTGCTCGAGACGACGACCACCGTCCGCTCGAGCTCGACGAGCGCGTCGCGGACCTGACCGGGGTCGGTGGCATCGAGCGTGACGAGCGGGACGCCGTGCGCCGCGCACACGACCTCGGGGGCGAGCGAGGACCCGCCCATTCCCGCGAGGACCACCCGGTCGACCCCCTCGGCGAGCAGCTCCCCACGGAGGGCCGCGATCTCGGCGGGCAGGCCCCGGGACGTCTCGTGGAGGCGGGTCCAGCCGAGCCGCTTCGACGCCTCCGCCTCCGCCTCCGGGCCCCACACGGTGGCGTCGCCGGACGCGGTACGGCTCGCCACCCGCTCGGCGACGAGCCGCTCGAGGGCCTCGCCGCGACCGGCGGCCACGGCCTCCGACACCTCGACGCGCACCACGGGCTCCTGCTCCCCGCCCGGGCTCACCGGTGCTCCGCCTGGCCGCCGCTCTCACGGACCTCGGCCATCGCCTGCTCGACCGTGCCGAGCAGCTCCTCCCAGCTCGCCTCGAACTTCGCCACGCCCTCCTTCTCCAGCTGCGTGACGACGTCGACGTACCCGATGCCGAGCCGCTCGACCGCGTCGAGCTGCTCGGCGGCCTGGGTGTAGGTGTCCCGGACGGTGTCGCCCGCGATCTCCGCGTGGTCCTCCGTGGCGGCCAGCGTGGAGCCGGGCATCGTGTTGACGGTGTCGGGCGCCACGAGGTCGACGACGTACTTGGTGTCCGGGTAGGCGGGGTCCTTGACGCCCGTGCTCGCCCACAGCGGCCGCTGCGGGTGCGCGCCGGCCGCCTCGAGGTCCGCCCAGCGCGTGGACGCGAGCACCTCCTCGTACGCCTGGTAGGCGAGCCGGGCGTTGGCGACGGCCGCGGTCCCGCGCAGCGATGCCGCGGCGTCGCCGCCCACCTCGTCGAGGCGGGCGTCGACCGCGGAGTCGACCCGGCTGACGAAGAACGACGCGACGGAACGGATGCCCGTGACGTCCGTACCCGCCTCCTGCGCCCGCTCGAGACCGTCGAGCCACGCGTTGAGCACGGCCCGGTACCGGTCGAGGCTGAAGATCAGGGTGACGTTGACGCTGATGCCCTCCGCGAGCACCGCCGTGATCGCGGGCAGGCCCTCGACCGTGGCCGGGATCTTGATCATGACGTTCGGGCGGTCGACGGTCGCGGCGAGGGCCTTCGCCTGCTCGATCGTCCGCGCCGTGTCGTGCGCGAGGCGGGGGTCGACCTCGAGGCTCACCCGCCCGTCCTGCCCGCCGGTCGCCTCGTACACGGGCGCGAGGACGTCGCACGCCTCGCGGACGTCGGTCGTCGTGACGGCGGTGACGGCCTCCTCGACCGTCGCCCCGGACGCGACGAGCTCGCGCACCTGGTCCTCGTAGGCCGTCCCCTTCGCCAGCGCGGAGGCGAAGATCGTCGGGTTGCTCGTGACGCCGACGACCCCGCGGGCGACGAGACGCTCGAGGTCGCCGCTGCGCACGAGGTCGCGCGACAGGTCGTCGAGCCAGACGGAGACGCCGTGCCGGCTGAGCGCGGCCACGGGCTCGGAGACGGTGGGTGCGGTGCTCATGGGACCTCCTGGCGGTGCGACGGTTCGTGCAGGCGGGTCGGGCGGTCAGGCGCGTGCGGCGGCGATGCTCTCCCTCGCGGCCGCCGCGACGTTGTCCGGGGTGAAGCCGAACTCGCGGAAGAGGGTGGCGGCGTCGGCGGACGCGCCGAAGTGCTCGAGGCTCACGCACCGACCGGCGTCCCCGACCAGGGCGTGCCACGGCATCGAGACCCCGGCCTCGACGGAGACGCGGGCGCGGACCGCCGGGGGGAGGACGGAGTCGCGGTAGGCGGCGTCCTGCTCGGCGAACCACTCGAGGCTCGGCAGGCTCACCACGCGGGCGCGGACGCCCTCCTCGCCGAGCGCGTCCTGCGCGGCGAGGGCGACGTGCACCTCGGAGCCGGTCGCGAGCAGCAGCACGTCCGGCAGCTCGCCCTCACCGAGGCCCGAGGCCTCTCGCAGGACGTACCCGCCGCGGGCGGCCCCCTCGGCGGAGGCCGTGCGCTCGTCGTCGCGGTCGAGGACGGGCAGGCCCTGCCGGGACAGCGCGAGGCCCACGGGCTCGGCCCGCTCCAGCGTGGACCGCCACGCGACGGCGGTCTCGTTCGCGTCGGCGGGTCGGACGACCGCGAGCCCCGGGATCGCCCGCAGCGCCGCCAGGTGCTCGACGGGCTGGTGGGTGGGGCCGTCCTCGCCGAGGCCGACGGAGTCGTGGGTCCACACGTACGTGACGGGCAGGCCCATGAGCGCGGTGAGGCGCACGGCCGGCCGCATGTAGTCGCTGAAGACGAGGAACGTGCCGCCGTAGGGGCGGGTGCCGCCGTGGAGGGCGATCCCGTTGAGGATGGCGCCCATCGCGTGCTCGCGGATGCCGAAGTGGAGGGTGCGGCCGTAGCGGTCGCCGGGGAACTTCTTCGTCGCCTTCGACTCGGGCACGAAGCTCGGCTCGCCCTTCATCGTCGTGTTGTTGCTGCCGGCGAGGTCGGCCGAGCCGCCCCACAGCTCCGGCAGCACGCCGGCGAGCGCCGTGAGGACCTCACCGGACGCCGCCCGCGTCGCGAGCTTCGTGCCCGCCTCGAAGGTCGGGACGGCGTCGGTCCACCCGTCGGGCAGCTGCCGGCCCTGCATGCGGTCGAGGAGGGCGGCGCGCTCGGGGTTCGCGGCCCGCCACGCCGTGAACTGCTCGCTCCACTCGGCGTGGACGTCGGCGCCGCGGCGCCCGACCTGACGGGCGTGCTGAAGCACGTCGTCGGCGACCGCGAAGGTGGCGTCCGGGTCCATGCCCATGAGCTGCTTCGTCGCGCGGATC
Proteins encoded in this region:
- the pgl gene encoding 6-phosphogluconolactonase; the protein is MTSPTLVVVHRDQQTLAAAAAARFLTTVTDLQSAGAVPHVVLTGGGLGTRVLSELRSSPARAAVDWSRLHVWWGDERHLPTGHPDRNETQAREALLDHVDVAPDHVHPVPAPDSPGDPSPEEAAAAYAAELAAHRRPGDAVDVPRFDVLLLGMGPDGHVASLFPEHPALHADGTVTGVRGSPKPPPERVSMTFGAIRAAVEVWFVVAGDDKAAPAAMALQGAGERQVPAAGAHGTRRTLWLLDRGAATRVPAAVTRIASP
- the opcA gene encoding glucose-6-phosphate dehydrogenase assembly protein OpcA, which translates into the protein MIVDLPGTTTSAINRRLVDLRADAGAVALGRVLTLAVLVDADRAEDAIRAATDASREHPSRVLVVVRGDRSGETGLDAQIRVGGDAGAGEVVVLGLRGELADQASAVVVPLLLPDAPIVAWWPGDAPEQPAEDAVGRLAQRRITDAAACRDPLAALATRAARYSDGDTDMAWTRTTRWRALLAAALDLPPHEQVEHATVRGAADSPSTDLLAAWLGLRLDCPVERLTAGDAGAGLHSVELERAAGTIRLARPSGSTAVLSQPGEPDHRLGLPRRGLAECLAEELRRLDPDVVYGEVVRRLRDGADAPAGAA
- the zwf gene encoding glucose-6-phosphate dehydrogenase — encoded protein: MSVSTTGSGPGGSGAGGLSGLAGGAPRANPLRDPRDRRLSRIAGPGGLIMFGVTGDLARRKLMPAVYDLMQRGLLPPGFALVGFARRDWGRQDFMKVVHDAVKENARTPFTEETWTQLSDGLRFVQGTFDDDDAFDELARTVAELDEHRGTRGNHAFYLSVPPDSFPVVVKQLARSGLSDSVDDAWRRVVVEKPFGRDLRTARELNDVVEQVFPPDAVFRIDHYLGKETVQNLLALRFANQLFEPVWNAHYVDHVQITMAEDIGIGSRAGYYDGIGAARDVIQNHLLQLFALTAMEEPVSFEAHDLRTEKEKILSAVRLPADLSTATARGQYAAGWQGGARVRGFLDEDGIPADSETETYAAIRLDVDTRRWAGVPFYLRTGKRLGRRVTEIAVVMKEAPHLPFEATAARGLGQNAIVIRVQPDEGVTLRFGSKVPGTAMEVRDVTMDFGYGHAFTESSPEAYERLILDVMLGDPPLFPRHEEVELSWRILDPIEEFWAGQGQPEQYASGGWGPAGADEMMARDGRTWRLP
- a CDS encoding glucose-6-phosphate isomerase; the protein is MSPGGEQEPVVRVEVSEAVAAGRGEALERLVAERVASRTASGDATVWGPEAEAEASKRLGWTRLHETSRGLPAEIAALRGELLAEGVDRVVLAGMGGSSLAPEVVCAAHGVPLVTLDATDPGQVRDALVELERTVVVVSSKSGGTVETDSQRRAFVEAFEQAGIDPARRVVVVTDPGSPLETAAREAGYRAVFLADPEVGGRYSALTAFGLVPSGLAGADVDRLLDEAAAVAGDCARDDAANPALQLAAAMAAVPSADGQGPRDKLVLVDDPAGALPGLPDWAEQLVAESTGKEGVGVLPVVVPPGAPEVTAGLPDAVVVRCAATHVPHGTADVEGPEDAHVVVTGPLGAQLLLWEHATAAAGFLLGINPFDQPDVESAKQAARGLLESTPAPREARSTHHGVDVVADDATLGSRGADGLDEAVEALLGHLGPHGYLAVMVYLDRLAHADLAGARDALAARSGRPVTFGWGPRFLHSTGQLHKGGPPVGVFLQVVGDLAEDLPVPGRDFTFGRLKAAQADGDAGVLRDHDRPVLTLRVRDAAGLAAVDAALRGRAG
- the tal gene encoding transaldolase, with amino-acid sequence MSTAPTVSEPVAALSRHGVSVWLDDLSRDLVRSGDLERLVARGVVGVTSNPTIFASALAKGTAYEDQVRELVASGATVEEAVTAVTTTDVREACDVLAPVYEATGGQDGRVSLEVDPRLAHDTARTIEQAKALAATVDRPNVMIKIPATVEGLPAITAVLAEGISVNVTLIFSLDRYRAVLNAWLDGLERAQEAGTDVTGIRSVASFFVSRVDSAVDARLDEVGGDAAASLRGTAAVANARLAYQAYEEVLASTRWADLEAAGAHPQRPLWASTGVKDPAYPDTKYVVDLVAPDTVNTMPGSTLAATEDHAEIAGDTVRDTYTQAAEQLDAVERLGIGYVDVVTQLEKEGVAKFEASWEELLGTVEQAMAEVRESGGQAEHR
- the tkt gene encoding transketolase; this translates as MSDSTTTDLPALQWDALDSRAVDTARALAMDAVEKVGNGHPGTAMSLAPAAYLLYQHVMRHDPADPAWTGRDRFVLSAGHSSLTQYVQLYLAGYGLELADLQALRTWGSRTPGHPEYRHTPGIETTTGPLGQGLATAVGMATAARRERGLLDPDAAPGTSPFDHTIWVIASDGDIEEGVTSEASSFAGHQELGNLVVVYDANQISIEDDTDIALSEDTAARYESYGWHVTTVDWRSSRESEDGYTEDVPALHRALLEAKADPRPSLVVLRTVIAWPAPNAQDTGASHGSALGDDEIRATKQLMGMDPDATFAVADDVLQHARQVGRRGADVHAEWSEQFTAWRAANPERAALLDRMQGRQLPDGWTDAVPTFEAGTKLATRAASGEVLTALAGVLPELWGGSADLAGSNNTTMKGEPSFVPESKATKKFPGDRYGRTLHFGIREHAMGAILNGIALHGGTRPYGGTFLVFSDYMRPAVRLTALMGLPVTYVWTHDSVGLGEDGPTHQPVEHLAALRAIPGLAVVRPADANETAVAWRSTLERAEPVGLALSRQGLPVLDRDDERTASAEGAARGGYVLREASGLGEGELPDVLLLATGSEVHVALAAQDALGEEGVRARVVSLPSLEWFAEQDAAYRDSVLPPAVRARVSVEAGVSMPWHALVGDAGRCVSLEHFGASADAATLFREFGFTPDNVAAAARESIAAARA